A stretch of the Salvelinus sp. IW2-2015 unplaced genomic scaffold, ASM291031v2 Un_scaffold2981, whole genome shotgun sequence genome encodes the following:
- the LOC112075105 gene encoding BRD4-interacting chromatin-remodeling complex-associated protein, whose product MEARARLSRRPRAACTSIVSVDMDDEDGRCLLDVICDPEALNDFLHGSEIHLDTDDLLDGSNDPSSSFFSSVGCHVPEGPPPVQLSSNEQQGLPRVSVDLDFLEDDVILGGSPGDDGSNGIGGNAMVPCDILQQSLAEANITEQSLQEAEAELDLGSFDLTMPGLTQVVQTLPCTDSLTGPGGTAVGVGLPIFPGAPDSSATPPQATADMLGSVLTQQGLEFGPQVMNKAQAISMQPFMQQVAGLGNVTLQPITSLQALPNGCQSGHLGLGQIQVMGQPTVMTMNQSGQPILAKGMGGYQLHQPGPEAQVAGGQGGLGGGLLIQGGKATLGPPALNGPTVCGGSGTTGTLVGFSSPGLAQHGQNHPQGQIMQNLIIQRTPTPIQPKPPQGGAAIQPKLFKQQQAQPHAFQNDSNKPLGGQVPVSAAQNVTFLTGKPGSNVVLTSQAGVSQQALFKQQTAHHPSGKALSVHLLNQPGSIMLGGQNHQFLLPQQLAGGQILTQHPGGHIITSQGPGGQLIANQILAQHQNINLGQVLMSQGHIHLQPGQMGVGHQLFQMPVTLSQSQTHPVTGHQAHPVTGHQAHTVIQGMPLQNSLAMLSQVEGVSPAVSLQPALQPQPGGVPSSGMGGAAAMAQGQPGESGSCTDQAAHPGQPPQHSSILSMQTGPSVSVPSSSPSLSVSTTSAQQQHSPGSRVLFTGPQGSSMILSQEHLQMFLQQVSMAQLLPHLSTNTLPHLHLHLPLLLSTSLLLNLTSHLTFFN is encoded by the coding sequence TGCCACGTTCCAGAGGGACCACCCCCAGTCCAGCTGTCGTCCAATGAGCAGCAAGGCCTGCCCCGGGTCAGCGTGGACCTGGACTTCCTGGAAGATGACGTCATCCTGGGCGGGTCGCCGGGCGACGACGGTAGCAACGGCATCGGAGGCAACGCCATGGTGCCATGTGACATTCTGCAACAGAGCCTGGCGGAGGCTAACATTACAGAGCAGAGCCTGCAGGAGGCCGAGGCAGAGCTGGACCTGGGCTCCTTCGACCTCACCATGCCAGGCCTGACTCAGGTGGTCCAGACCCTGCCCTGTACAGACAGCCTGACTGGGCCTGGAGGGACCGCTGTGGGGGTGGGGCTCCCCATCTTCCCTGGAGCTCCAGACTCCTCCGCCACCCCTCCCCAGGCCACAGCTGACATGCTGGGCTCGGTGCTGACCCAACAGGGCCTGGAGTTTGGGCCCCAGGTCATGAACAAGGCCCAGGCCATCAGTATGCAGCCGTTCATGCAGCAGGTGGCAGGCCTGGGTAACGTCACCCTTCAGCCAATCACCTCCCTTCAGGCTCTACCTAACGGCTGTCAGTCAGGACACCTGGGACTGGGACAGATACAGGTGATGGGCCAGCCCACCGTGATGACTATGAACCAATCAGGACAGCCCATCCTGGCCAAAGGTATGGGAGGATACCAGCTGCACCAGCCTGGCCCCGAGGCACAGGTGGCTGGTGGGCAGGGCGGACTGGGAGGGGGACTTCTGATCCAAGGGGGCAAAGCCACTCTGGGACCTCCTGCTTTAAACGGACCAACGGTGTGTGGTGGCAGCGGTACCACAGGAACCTTGGTTGGGTTCAGTAGCCCCGGACTGGCACAACACGGGCAAAACCATCCCCAAGGACAGATCATGCAGAACCTGATCATCCAGCGGACCCCGACTCCCATCCAGCCCAAACCCCCTCAAGGGGGCGCGGCCATCCAGCCCAAACTGTTTAAGCAGCAGCAGGCCCAGCCCCACGCCTTCCAGAACGATTCCAACAAGCCTCTTGGGGGTCAGGTACCTGTCTCCGCTGCCCAGAATGTAACCTTCCTGACAGGCAAGCCTGGCTCTAACGTGGTCCTGACCTCCCAGGCAGGGGTTTCCCAGCAGGCACTGTTCAAACAGCAGACAGCTCACCACCCCTCTGGGAAAGCGCTCAGTGTCCATCTGCTCAACCAGcccggcagcatcatgctgggggggCAGAACCACCAGTTCCTCTTGCCGCAGCAGCTAGCCGGGGGTCAGATCCTCACGCAGCACCCTGGGGGCCACATCATCACCTCCCAGGGGCCTGGGGGCCAGCTGATAGCCAATCAGATCCTGGCTCAGCACCAGAACATCAACCTGGGCCAGGTGTTGATGTCTCAGGGCCACATCCATCTGCAGCCGGGTCAGATGGGGGTTGGACATCAGCTTTTCCAGATGCCTGTTACCCTCTCGCAGAGCCAGACCCACCCGGTCACGGGCCACCAGGCCCACCCGGTCACGGGCCACCAGGCCCACACGGTGATCCAGGGCATGCCCCTGCAGAACTCCCTGGCCATGCTGAGCCAGGTGGAGGGGGTGAGTCCCGCTGTCAGTCTGCAGCCCGCTCTGCAACCGCAGCCGGGGGGCGTTCCCAGCAGCGGGATGGGCGGGGCGGCTGCCATGGCACAGGGCCAGCCTGGGGAGAGTGGGAGCTGTACAGACCAGGCAGCCCATCCTGGACAACCCCCACAGCACTCTTCCATCCTCTCTATGCAGACTgggccctctgtctctgtcccctcctcttctccatccttATCTGTGTCCACCACGTCAgcccagcagcagcacagccctGGGAGCAGGGTGCTCTTCACAGGGCCTCAAGGCTCCAGCATGATCCTCAGCCAGGAACACCTTCAGATGTTCCTTCAGCAGGTCAGTATGGCCCAGCTTCTACCTCACCTCTCTACCAATACTCTacctcacctccacctccacctaccactcctactctctacctctctactcctCAACCTCACCTCTCATCTCACCTTCTTTAAC